DNA sequence from the Sulfurimonas sediminis genome:
ACATATAAAATCTCTTTTTCAATGCGTCGTTTATAAAATTCACGTATGCTGTCTAAATAGCCTATATCAATTTTGCTATCAAAAGTATTTTCTAAAAAATCTTTTAAATCAGATTTGAGAAAAAAATCTTTTTTTGATGTTTCAATAATTAAGTCAATGTCACTTC
Encoded proteins:
- a CDS encoding nucleotidyltransferase family protein, which encodes MTKEYILDFLKNNKQLLKEKYNVTKIGLFGSYARDEANEGSDIDLIIETSKKDFFLKSDLKDFLENTFDSKIDIGYLDSIREFYKRRIEKEILYV